One window of the Colletotrichum destructivum chromosome 6, complete sequence genome contains the following:
- a CDS encoding Putative UBX domain, UBA-like superfamily, Ubiquitin-like domain superfamily, translating into MDEAISNFVAITAATPEAARGFLEMTNNNIEQAIQLFFESPDLQNSFNSAPAATSSTAPPVPSSTRPNAGRQDERGVIHIDSDDDEDTAMTVDDMDDNFGHDDSDIAAHAQVEAIARNAQEEEDAAMAKRLQEELYGGGGVGGGGGGGGGGGGFGGGQDDVRSPIARTTETLVGGYEGDDGMDLDTIIRAQMRQREAARAARGGAANPFNHNLSIWDDDGPTPPQQPAQAASNEGGSRAQRLAELFRPPYDIMSRLDWDEARQEGKDEKKWILVNLQDMSDFNCQALNRDIWKDEAIRHLLEESFIFLQYDRTAMAAQQYINFYFHGHGHENPENYPHVAIIDPRTGEQVKVWSGRPFPSASDFHAQLAEFLDRYSLAANSKNPVVDQAAPRPKTIDVDRMTEEEMLEMALQNSLAASNGGSGSGSGSSSSKPTSNVIDPDALTKSESPKVEAAEAEAAEASAPQSIWTKIASDKPHTEPENNPATTTRIQFRHPTGRVIRRFALDDSVRRIYEWLKSEPLEGKGGVEFELKRMPQGQDLTQDLDKTILEAGLKQGTVMIEFIED; encoded by the exons ATGGACGAGGCCATCTCCAATTTCGTCGCCATCACGGCTGCCACCCCAGAGGCCGCTCGAGGCTTCCTGGAGATGACCAACAACAATATCGAACAGGCCATCcagctcttcttcgagaGCCCCGACCTCCAGAACAGCTTCAACTCGGCCCCGGCCGCTACATCTTCCACCGCGCCCCCCGTGCCCTCGAGTACCCGGCCGAACGCTGGACGCCAGGACGAACGCGGCGTCATCCACATCGAcagcgatgacgacgaagacacCGCCATGACGGtggacgacatggacgatAACTTTGGCCACGACGACTCCGATATAGCGGCTCATGCCcaggtcgaggccatcgcccgAAACGcgcaggaggaagaagatgccgCCATGGCTAAGAGACTGCAGGAGGAGTTGTAtggaggtggtggtgtcggaggaggcggcggcggtggcggcggcggcggtggatTCGGTGGTGGCCAGGACGACGTCAGATCGCCCATCGCACGAACCACGGAAACGCTGGTCGGAGGCTATGAAGGCGACGATGGTATGGACCTGGACACCATAATCCGGGCACAGAtgagacagagagaggcggCCAGAGCTGCCCGAG GTGGCGCCGCGAATCCCTTCAACCATAACCTGTCGATCTGGGATGATGACGGTCCGACCCCTCCCCAGCAGCCGGCCCAGGCAGCCTCGAACGAAGGCGGCAGCCGCGCGCAGCGACTCGCCGAGCTTTTCCGACCCCCCTACGACATCATGTCCAGGCTGGACTGGGACGAGGCGAGACaggagggcaaggacgagaagaagtgGATCCTGGTCAACCTGCAGGACATGAGCGACTTCAACTGCCAGGCGCTGAACCGGGACATCTGGAAGGACGAGGCGATCCGCCACCTGCTGGAGGAGAGCTTCATCTTCCTGCAGTACGACAGGACcgccatggcggcgcagcagTACATCAACTTTTACTTCCACGGCCACGGACACGAGAACCCCGAAAACTACCCGCACGTCGCTATCATCGACCCGCGGACGGGTGAGCAGGTCAAGGTATGGAGCGGACGGCCGTTCCCGAGCGCGTCCGACTTTCACGcccagctggccgagttCCTGGACCGCTACAGCCTCGCGGCCAACAGCAAGAACCCCGTCGTGGACCAGGCGGCGCCGCGCCCAAAGACAATCGACGTCGACCGCATGACGGAGGAAGagatgttggagatggcgttGCAGAACAGCCTCGCGGCGTCCAacggtggcagcggcagcggcagcggcagcagcagctccaagCCGACCTCGAACGTCATCGACCCCGATGCGCTTACCAAGTCCGAGTCTCCCAAGGTCGAGGCGGctgaggcggaggcggcggaagcttccGCGCCGCAGAGCATCTGGACCAAGATTGCCAGCGACAAGCCGCACACGGAGCCCGAGAACAacccggcgacgacgacacggaTACAGTTCCGGCACCCGACGGGACGTGTCATCCGGCGGTTCGCGCTCGACGACTCGGTGCGACGGATCTACGAGTGGCTCAAGTCGGAGCCGCTGgagggcaagggcggcgtcgagttTGAGCTGAAGCGCATGCCGCAGGGCCAGGACCTGACGCAGGATCTCGACAAGACGATCCTGGAGGCAGGGCTCAAGCAGGGAACAGTCATGATCGAGTTCATCGAGGACTAG
- a CDS encoding Putative AAA+ ATPase domain, ABC transporter type 1, transmembrane domain-containing protein: MDNFTAIAECERSFGPTATVCSDRFDFTLLFEQSVLNIGPSAVLLLVLPFRLQQLCRQRRKVLRHPLNAAKIAACLVFGGLQVALLTLWTKAPLSNQTSIAASVLGVLDAFALGVLSYTEHTRTIRPSSTICLYLVFSLLFDAVQCRTLWLLPGLHDLSVAFTAMLSVKFVMFLLEIKGKRRFLMTAFQSLSPEATSGIVSRGFFWWLNGLLGMGFKATLSPSTLYVVDDELRSDRLLQRISGYWDEKSGGKERSLWFSLCKKTKTAFFLTAIPRLALIGFKCSQPFLINRVIRYVDGDRGFDPKSFGYGLIAATGLVYLGNALSMGFYQHRLFRFITMIRGSLVSLIMSKNLEIVPNGSVDSSAPLTLVSTDVRTICKSFEAIHEVWANPIEIGIAIWLLQRQLGLGSIGPAITIFACTVGTAKLSKLMPRASKIWNEEIQKRITVTSDVLGSIKEAKMLGMVALLQQAIQDLRISELARAKRYRALITYMNMLGNTPSMVGPVVTFGIAILAQKINAGLSLSTATVFTSLSIIGLISQPLAQLIASVPVLVSSLGSFERIQAFLDQSTATSTIVTQRGPLSVDRTGHGTFQHGEGFEMDAVSGQARPTPRDIALIQNGNFSLKPGAEPVLRSINLRIKSSTMTIIIGRVGSGKTTLLRGLLGELSSNGSVRTLGGAVAYCAQTSWLTTSTIKDNILGETAFDEDWYEKVLQACALVRDFAQLRHGDQTVVGSKGQSLSEGQKQRVALARAVYSRKPVLVVDDALSGLDVATRNHVWNGLFEPAGLVRQYGASVILTTHSLDYLSSADNVVILGDDGRIANQGTFESIRSSTYLENLSIDINRRHDNATSSGDIDPLESKKQDRPPKNDAEIDPEQDLLRRAGDTTLYLYYFKSIGWQYGSVGGIFLVLNCFVNVFPQLWLKFWTEDDARTGSADTAMYFGVYFAISMVGLLIIGVNIWIMFVVIVPKSSRNMHWTLLQSVMRAPLSFFVSTDTGNLINRFSQDLSHIDRDLPSALFMTSIAVLDCLAEGVLIVIGAKYLAVAIPFVLGILYCLQAFYLRTSRQMRFLDLQAQAPLLTKLIETIDGLSTIRAFGWQEAYKRASLDLLDQAQRPYYLLFCIQRWLTLVLDLLVGAIAVLLVSIAMMIPDATSTGAIAVALYNVLSFNRSLAHLITSWTELETSLGAISRLRTFEAQTPVEPSPSEEDSVQLRPHWPAHGQIEITNTTASYSVDSRPVLNSISLSINPGDKIAIRGRTGSGKSSLILAIFKLLGLDSGSIVIDGIDIARVPNNLLRQRLIAIPQEPLLFPGSLRINLFPYGDDLSAEDIPPDETLIDALRKVSLWSIISLHGGLGAEISDLPLSKGQKQLLCLARAIVRKNRSRVLVLDEATSAVDQETEEMMTGIIQAEFATHTVISVVHRPQALRGFGKVVTLHEGRVAEIKLVGC; this comes from the exons ATGGATAACTtcaccgccatcgccgagtgCGAGAGGTCTTTTGGCCCAACAGCAACCGTTTGCAGCGATCGGTTTGACTTCACCCTCCTCTTCGAACAGTCTGTGCTGAACATCGGCCCGTCCGCAGTCTTACTCCTGGTGCTTCCGTTCCGGCTCCAACAGCTCTGTCGCCAACGCCGGAAAGTTTTGCGTCATCCCCTCAACGCTGCCAAGATCGCAGCATGTCTCGTCTTTGGCGGTCTTCAGGTTGCCCTGCTGACGCTTTGGACAAAAGCACCGCTCTCTAACCAAACCTCGATCGCCGCCTCCGTTCTGGGTGTCCTGGACGCTTTCGCGCTTGGTGTTCTCAGCTATACGGAGCATACCCGGACTATTCGGCCTTCTAGCACCATTTGCCTCTACCTCGTTTTTTCCTTGTTGTTTGACGCAGTGCAATGCCGCACGCTATGGCTCCTCCCAGGACTGCACGACCTCTCGGTCGCTTTCACTGCAATGTTATCGGTGAAGTTTGTCATGTTCTTACTCGAGATTAAGGGGAAGCGCCGATTTCTCATGACTGCTTTCCAAAGCCTGAGTCCTGAAGCTACCAGCGGGATTGTCTCTCGAGGGTTCTTCTGGTGGCTTAATGGCTTATTGGGGATGGGCTTCAAGGCAACCCTGTCTCCGTCGACTCTTTACGTCGTTGATGACGAGCTACGGTCTGACCGCCTCCTCCAGAGAATCAGTGGATACTGGGACGAGAAGAGTGGGGGAAAGGAGCGTTCACTTTGGTTCTCGCTCTGCAAAAAAACGAAAACCGCATTTTTCCTGACGGCAATACCCCGACTTGCTCTGATTGGCTTCAAGTGCTCTCAGCCCTTTTTGATTAACAGAGTCATCAGATATGTGGATGGAGACCGAGGCTTCGATCCCAAATCCTTCGGGTACGGCTTGATAGCCGCTACTGGGCTGGTGTATCTCGGAAATGCT TTGTCGATGGGCTTTTACCAGCACAGACTCTTCCGCTTCATCACCATGATCCGTGGATCCCTGGTCTCCTTGATCATGTCAAAGAACCTCGAGATCGTCCCAAATGGGAGCGTAGATTCTTCGGCACCTCTCACGTTGGTTAGTACCGATGTGAGAACAATCTGCAAATCGTTCGAAGCCATCCACGAGGTCTGGGCGAACCCGATCGAAatcggcatcgccatctgGCTGCTTCAGAGGCAGCTCGGCCTTGGAAGTATAGGCCCAGCCATCACGATTTTCG CCTGCACAGTCGGCACGGCCAAGTTGTCGAAGCTCATGCCTCGAGCGTCCAAGATATGGAACGAAGAAATTCAAAAGCGCATTACAGTCACATCGGATGTGCTTGGCTCTATCAAGGAGGCAAAGATGCTTGGGATGGTAGCGTTGCTGCAACAGGCAATCCAGGATCTCAGGATATCGGAGCTGGCCAGAGCGAAACGATATCGTGCTCTTATCACCTACATGAACATGTTAG GCAATACCCCTTCAATGGTCGGTCCAGTTGTTACCTTTGGGATCGCAATCCTCGCCCAGAAAATTAACGCCGGACTTTCGCTCTCCACTGCCACGGTCTTCACCTCCCTTTCAATCATCGGCCTCATCTCACAGCCTTTAGCTCAACTGATTGCCTCGGTTCCAGTTCTTGTATCATCCTTGGGAAGCTTTGAGAGGATCCAGGCTTTCCTCGACCAAAGCACGGCGACATCGACTATAGTCACTCAAAGGGGCCCTTTATCAGTAGATCGTACTGGCCACGGAACATTTCAACATGGAGAGGGTTTCGAGATGGATGCCGTCTCAGGGCAAGCTCGTCCCACGCCGAGGGATATCGCATTGATTCAAAACGGCAACTTCTCATTGAAGCCTGGTGCAGAACCAGTTCTACGCAGCATAAATCTCCGCATCAAGTCCTCTACAATGACTATCATCATCGGGAGAGTGGGATCTGGGAAGACTACTCTCCTTCGAGGGCTTCTGGGAGAGCTGTCATCAAACGGATCGGTCAGAACCTTGGGGGGAGCTGTGGCTTACTGCGCGCAAACGAGCTGGctcaccacctccaccatcaAAGATAACATTCTGGGCGAGACAGCTTTTGACGAAGACTGGTACGAAAAGGTTTTACAAGCATGTGCTCTCGTGCGCGATTTCGCACAGCTCCGTCATGGAGACCAAACAGTGGTCGGGAGTAAAGGGCAGTCTCTTAGCGAAGGCCAGAAACAGCGCGTT GCTTTGGCACGGGCTGTCTACTCCAGAAAGCCGGTGCTTGTGGTCGACGATGCGCTGAGCGGTTTGGACGTTGCCACAAGAAATCATGTCTGGAATGGTCTCTTCGAACCTGCTGGGTTGGTTCGCCAATACGGAGCCTCGGTAATCCTGACTACACATTCAT TGGACTATCTCAGCTCTGCCGACAATGTTGTGATCCTGGGTGACGATGGTCGCATCGCGAATCAGGGGACCTTTGAGTCCATCCGGAGCAGCACCTATCTAGAGAACCTCTCTATTGATATCAACCGACGACACGACAATGCAACTTCATCGGGGGATATAGACCCCTTGGAGTCGAAAAAACAGGATAGGCCACCGAAGAATGACGCCGAGATCGATCCTGAGCAAGACCTTTTGAGAAGGGCAGGCGACACTACGCTTTATTTGTATTACTTTAAGTCAATTGGTTGGCAGTATGGATCAGTCGGTGGGATATTCCTGGTCTTGAACTGCTTCGTCAACGTCTTTCCCC AACTTTGGCTCAAATTCTGGACTGAGGACGATGCAAGAACGGGCTCGGCGGATACAGCCATGTATTTTGGGGTATACTTTGCCATATCGATGGTTGGTTTGCTTATTATTGGGGTCAACATCTG GATCATGTTTGTCGTGATAGTGCCGAAGTCTTCTCGGAACATGCACTGGACGTTGCTTCAGTCCGTCATGAG GGCACCCTTATCATTCTTCGTTTCGACCGACACTGGAAACTTGATCAACAG ATTCAGTCAAGACCTGTCACATATTGATCGGGACCTCCCGTCCGCCTTGTTCATGACCTCGATCG CTGTTCTTGACTGCCTTGCTGAAGGagtcctcatcgtcatcggtgCCAAATACCTTGCAGTTGCCATCCCGTTTGTGTTGGGTATCCTCTATTGCCTACAGGCATTCTACCTGAGGACATCCCGTCAGATGCGATTTTTAGACCTTCAAGCCCAAGCGCCTCTTCTCACCAAGCTGATCGAGACGATTGATGGGCTCTCGACTATCCGGGCATTCGGCTGGCAGGAAGCCTACAAGAGAGCCTCACTCGATCTACTGGACCAGGCGCAGCGCCCTTACTATCTGCTGTTTTGCATACAGCGTTGGCTAACGTTAGTCCTGGACCTCCTTGttggcgccatcgccgtgtTGCTCGTTTCAATAGCCATGATGATCCCGGACGCAACTAGTACTGGCGCGATAGCGGTTGCGCTTTACAATGTTCTCAGCTTCAACCGCTCCCTTGCCCACCTGATCACTTCTTGGACGGAGTTGGAGACTTCTCTGGGAGCCATCTCTCGACTGAGAACCTTTGAGGCCCAAACGCCAGTTGAGCCATCGCCTTCCGAAGAAGACTCGGTTCAACTTCGACCTCACTGGCCGGCGCATGGTCAGATCGAGATCACGAACACTACAGCCTCGTACTCTGTGGATTCCAGACCAGTGCTCAATAGCATTTCCCTGTCAATTAACCCAGGTGACAAAATTGCCATCCGCGGCCGCACTGGTAGCGGTAAATCGTCTCTCATTCTTGCCATCTTcaagctcctcggcctggactCCGGTTCGATTGTGATCGACGGAATCGATATCGCTCGCGTCCCAAACAACCTGCTTCGACAACGACTTATCGCAATTCCCCAGGAGCCGCTTCTTTTCCCCGGTAGTCTGCGCATAAATCTTTTCCCCTATGGCGACGATCTGAGCGCCGAAGACATACCGCCCGACGAAACCCTTATCGACGCCCTCCGTAAGGTCTCTCTCTGGTCAATCATCTCATTGCATGGTGGTCTCGGTGCAGAAATCTCAGACTTGCCACTCTCCAAGGGGCAAAAGCAGCTTCTGTGTCTTGCACGGGCAATTGTCAGGAAGAATCGCAGTCGGGTCCTGGTCCTTGACGAAGCCaccagcgccgtcgaccaAGAGACTGAGGAGATGATGACAGGTATCATACAGGCTGAATTCGCCACCCACACAGTCATTTCGGTGGTCCATCGCCCACAAGCGCTTCGGGGATTTGGAAAGGTAGTGACGTTGCATGAAGGCAGAGTTGCAGAGATAAAACTTGTGGGATGCTGA
- a CDS encoding Putative protein kinase, producing the protein MGDRDRGIDEGNEALDPELLYTKEYCIGGGSFGKVYKGVDKRTGHAVAIKIIDIESAEDEVEDIIQEIAILSELQSPYVTKYYGSYAKGAELWIVMEFCSGGSCADLMKPGLIGEDYISIIIRELLLGLDYLHSDKKLHRDVKAANVLLSSNGQVKLADFGVSGQLSATMTKKNTFVGTPFWMAPEVIKQSGYDHKADVWSLGITALELANGEPPYADIHPMKVLFLIPKNPPPRLEGNFTKAFKDFIEACLQRDPKERPTAKDLLKHPFIRRAKKTSYLTELIERHSRWAATHKGDDDESDQGGEEYHERQQVDEDMWDFGTVRLVGDRGGVVPRPGLGALDESATNARAARSLENTDDYGERSRDNSPTKVRDFGRDLAIASDTLKVASANTGTSRQASPQRKPVPASAPPQTPAKVPLPVSPEKMQRGPETPRPISRLIPPAVPISQSPDYDRELQAQLQRDMGLLSLGPVIQPAAEVVQSQEQTTPRPPPHGPRPNTKMTPISLPDIPPYRGSPQAQAQQAPIRIPSQSPNEQRYRQPSGQAAAGAAPPPPLKAHALPSKTQTPTPEPAAPSSFPPPAPSNPNGELDALNDVIFPALEEALKRRQIRLQQAFRPQQGLSSPAAMNQVTPKQQRAEAAHEKLRKLVYKLAHVCKEIDHYDKAEPVGMGRDVGTFLEGLLEEILVRVEPLDEEDVAA; encoded by the exons ATGGGGGACCGCGAtcgcggcatcgacgagggCAACGAGGCGCTTGACCCCGAGCTGCTTTACACCAAGGAGTACTGTATCG GCGGAGGAAGCTTTGGCAAGGTCTACAAGGG AGTCGACAAGCGTACCGGCCATGCTGTCGCCATCAAGATCATCGACATCGAGagcgccgaagacgaggtggAAGACATCATCCAGGAGATTGCCATCCTGTCCGAGCTCCAGTCGCCCTACGTCACCAAATACTACGGCTCCTacgccaagggcgccgagctATGGATTGTCATGGAGTTCTGCTCCGGCGGGAGCTGCGCAGACCTGATGAAGCCCGGTCTGATAGGAGAGGATTACAtttccatcatcatccgcgaactgctgctgggcctcgacTATTTGCACTCGGACAAGAAGCTGCACCGCGACGTCAAAG CCGCAAATGTCCTCCTGAGTTCCAATGGCCAGGTCAAGCTTGCCGACTTTGGCGTCTCTGGACAGCTCTCGGCTACCATGACCAAGAAGAACACCTTTGTCGGCACGCCCTTCTGGATGGCGCCCGAGGTAATTAAGCAGTCGGGCTACGACCACAAAGCAGACGTCTGGTCTCTCGGCATTACGGCACTGGagctcgccaacggcgaaCCGCCCTACGCTGACATCCACCCCATGAAGGTGCTTTTCTTGATTCCCAAGAACCCGCCCCCGCGCCTCGAAGGGAACTTTACAAAGGCGTTCAAGGACTTCATCGAGGCGTGTCTGCAACGGGACCCCAAAGAACGGCCCACGGCCAAGGACCTGCTGAAGCATCCCTTTATACGCCGCGCCAAGAAGACGAGCTACCTCACCGAGCTGATCGAAAGGCACTCCCGCTGGGCCGCCACCCAcaaaggcgacgacgacgagagcgacCAAGGGGGCGAGGAGTACCACGAGCGCCAGCAGGTCGATGAGGACATGTGGGACTTTGGCACCGTCAGGCTCGTGGGAGACCGCGGCGGTGTCGTTCCTCGGCCCGGACTTGGTGCGCTGGACGAGTCGGCCACCAACGCTAGAGCCGCCAGGTCTTTGGAGAACACGGACGACTACGGCGAGCGCTCGAGAGACAATAGCCCGACCAAGGTTCGCGATTTCGGCCGCGATCTCGCCATAGCATCCGACACCCTCAAGGTCGCAAGCGCCAACACGGGCACCTCTCGCCAGGCATCGCCGCAACGGAAGCCCGTGCCGGCCAGCGCGCCGCCCCAGACGCCGGCCAAGGTGCCTCTTCCAGTGTCGCCCGAGAAGATGCAGCGAGGCCCAGAGACTCCCAGGCCCATCTCCCGACTCATCCCGCCTGCCGTCCCCATTAGTCAATCTCCGGACTACGACCGAGAGCTACAGGCCCAGTTGCAGAGAGACATGGGCCTGCTGAGTCTAGGCCCCGTAATCCAGCCGGCTGCCGAGGTGGTGCAAAGCCAGGAGCAGACGACGCCGCGACCCCCGCCCCACGGGCCTCGGCCTAATACGAAGATGACGCCCATCTCCCTTCCAGACATTCCACCGTACCGTGGAAGCccgcaggcgcaggcgcaaCAAGCCCCAATTAGGATACCGAGCCAGTCACCCAACGAGCAGCGGTATCGCCAGCCTTCAGGacaagcggcggcgggggcggcaccgcctcctccgctcaAGGCGCACGCGCTGCCTTCCAAGACGCAGACCCCGACGCCCGAACCAgcggcgccttcgtcgttccctccgccggcgccttctAACCCGAACGGCGAGCTTGATGCGTTGAACGATGTCATTTTCCccgcgctcgaggaggcgctCAAGAGGAGGCAGATCAGGCTGCAGCAGGCTTTCCGGCCTCAACAGGGCCTGTCTAGCCCTGCGGCCATGAACCAGGTGACGCCCAAGCAGCAGCGAGCCGAGGCGGCTCACGAGAAGCTGCGGAAGCTCGTATATAAGCTCGCCCATGTGTGCAAGGAGATTGACCACTACGACAAGGCGGAACCCGTGGGCATGGGAAGAGATGTGGGCACCTTTCTGGAGGGCCTGCTGGAGGAAATTCTTGTCAGGGTTGAacccctcgacgaggaggatgttGCGGCGTGA
- a CDS encoding Putative alpha/Beta hydrolase, with translation MRIPIQQLALTALLLQSTNGAPAGLLDTVGAVTKLLSLPATYVQILAGVLGTKPPTGAKVLNAAELQTKLGAIWNTGGGTGDFYGEVQRQISQGIIPSGLLSSFQGLLGTGLLGSLDLAGNANKLVAPINAIDSISNNNPRNPAKAIWPRKDPADAPYTLTESQLRQVIFIPQTFTYGKKPPVIFIPGTVWLNIPGALLNDAQINSEYVAYAINYINDITNKNSSIISWSQGGLDTQWAFTFWPSTRSAVSNFFPVSPDFHGTVLANVLCLSPGNGALNAPCDPSVIQQQYTSVFVNTLRARGGADAYVPTTTFYTALLDEVVEPQQGTAASAYLNDVRRVGVTNIEVQSVCPGRPAGSIYGHATMLFNPLTAALIKDVLQRGQGPAQVGNIDLDDVCKEFIAPGLSLEDGIATAGSIVAAAIRLLAYLPKLIAEPGLMAYARV, from the exons ATGCGTATACCAATTCAACAGCTCGCGCTTACTGCTCTCTTGCTTCAATCCACGAATGGCGCCCCCGCCGGACTCCTCGACACCGTCGGTGCCGTGACGAAGCTTTTGTCTCTCCCTGCCACCTACGTCCAGATCTTGGCCGGCGTTCTCGGGACCAAGCCTCCGACTGGTGCCAAGGTGCTCAACGCGGCCGAACTTCAAACGAAGCTGGGAGCTATCTGGAACACAGGCGGCGGGACGGGAGACTTCTATGGCGAGGTGCAAAGACAAATCAGCCAGGGAATCATTCCATCTGGTCTCCTTTCGAGTTTCCAGGGGCTCCTTGGGACCGGCCTTCTGGGTAGCCTGGACCTTGCCGGCAATGCGAACAAGCTTGTTGCGCCCATCAACGCAATCGACTCTATCAGCAACAATAATCCTCGGAACCCAGCCAAGGCCATCTGGCCTAGAAAGGACCCGGCCGATGCCCCTTACACGCTCACAGAGTCACAATTACGCCAGGTGATTTTCATTCCGCAGACATTCACCTACGGCAAGAAGCCCCCGGTCATCTTCATCCCCGGAACTG TCTGGCTCAATATCCCAGGTGCTCTTCTCAATGACGCCCAGATCAACTCGGAATACGTCGCTTACGCTATCAACTACATCAacgacatcaccaacaagAACTCGAGCATCATCTCTTGGTCccagggcggcctcgacaccCAATGGGCATTCACTTTCTGGCCGTCTACCCGCAGCGCCGTCTCTAACTTCTTCCCTGTCTCTCCCGACTTTCATGGCACCGTCCTTGCCAATGTTCTCTGTCTGTCACCGGGCAACGGTGCCCTCAATGCCCCCTGTGATCCTTCCGTcatccagcagcagtacacatccgtcttcgtcaacaCACTCCGCGCTCGCGGTGGCGCCGATGCCTATGTGCCAACAACAACCTTCTACACtgccctccttgacgaggtTGTGGAGCCCCAGCAAGGGACGGCTGCCTCTGCTTACCTGAACGATGTCCGCCGCGTTGGCGTCACCAACATCGAGGTCCAATCTGTGTGCCCCGGACGACCCGCCGGCAGCATTTACGGCCACGCCACCATGCTCTTCAACCCCTTGACGGCAGCGCTTATCAAGGACGTCCTTCAACGAGGCCAGGGCCCAGCTCAAGTCGGCAACATAGACCTCGATGATGTTTGTAAGGAGTTCATTGCGCCTGGTCTGTCCCTGGAAGACGGCATAGCTACTGCTGGGTCGATTGTTGCTGCGGCCATTCGTCTGCTGGCATACCTGCCCAAGCTTATTGCCGAGCCTGGTCTCATGGCTTACGCTCGTGTCTAA
- a CDS encoding Putative FAD-binding domain, PCMH-type, FAD-binding, type PCMH, subdomain 2, whose amino-acid sequence MKSICAVAALAAVVSGECYSHSTTCCLNLSKTAGLAGKVYFPNSTDYTERMGSYWSISAALNPWCVAQPSTAEDVSAIIKTLVASNCTFGVRGGGHGSFAGSNSVEDGVTIDFGNMNGTTYNTETKLASIQPGGHWQTVYDTLAPHGVVVTGGRAGTVGTGGFITGGGNSFHSASHGFACDTVANFEVVLADGSIVNANATSNPDLWQGLKGSGANLGLVTRFDMYAIEFPDPSKPVVWGGNLIYDLASGPQVIDALVDFTDNVHKDENSSSIVYWAYIPAIGGMILNAAIENTLAEVAPPVFDGYYAAGNITQDTTKVDLMSVVANELGSGQPSGFRNAWFTLAFANDARVMNYAVDKFYTLNADLEKAVGADSGFNTLCMFQPITKSIVDKGVANGGNSLGLEQYIANGNGIMFLITLAVNGADNETIAFPYVQAYTEDVEAYAASLDLGWGWKFLNYAHKVQDVIASYGEASVEKLRAASAKYDPSGVFQNLRHSGFKIPV is encoded by the exons ATGAAGTCCATCTGCGCCGTAGCTGCACTCGCAGCGGTGGTCTCGGGAGAATGTTACTCGCATTCGACCACCTGC TGTTTGAATCTGAGCAAGACGGCTGGGTTGGCTGGCAAGGTCTACTTCCCCAACTCGACCGACTACACGGAACGCATGGGCTCATACTGGTCCATCAGCGCGGCCCTGAACCCGTGGTGTGTTGCGCAGCCGTCGACCGCTGAGGACGTGTCTGCCATCATCAAGACGCTCGTCGCCTCCAACTGCACCTTCGGCgtgcgaggcggcggccatggctCCTTTGCCGGGTCCAAcagcgtcgaggacggcgtcacCATCGACTTCGGCAACATGAACGGCACCACCTACAACACGGAGACCAAGCTCGCCTCGATCCAGCCCGGCGGTCACTGGCAGACCGTGTACGACACCCTCGCCCCCCACGGCGTTGTCGTTACCGGTGGCCGCGCCGGTACtgtcggcaccggcggcttcatcaccggcggcggcaactccTTCCACTCGGCCTCCCACGGCTTCGCGTGCGATACCGTCGCCAACTTTGAGgttgtcctcgccgacgggtccatcgtcaacgccaacgccacctCGAACCCGGACCTGTGGCAGGGTCTGAAGGGCAGCGGCGCcaacctcggcctcgtcaccCGCTTCGACATGTACGCCATCGAGTTCCCCGACCCGTCCAAGCCCGTCGTCTGGGGCGGCAACCTCATCTACGACCTGGCGTCCGGGCCCCAGGTTATTGACGCCCTGGTCGACTTCACCGACAACGTCCACAAGGACGAGAACAGCTCCTCCATCGTCTACTGGGCGTACATCCccgccatcggcggcatgattctcaacgccgccatcgagaacaccctggccgaggtcgccccTCCCGTCTTTGACGGGTACTACGCCGCGGGTAACATCACCCAGGACACCACCAAGGTTGACCTCAtgtccgtcgtcgccaacgaaCTCGGCTCCGGCCAGCCCTCGGGCTTCCGGAACGCGTGGTTCaccctcgccttcgccaacgacgcACGCGTCATGAActacgccgtcgacaagttCTATACCCTGAACGCAGACctggagaaggccgtcggcgccgactcCGGCTTCAACACCCTCTGCATGTTCCAGCCCATCACCAAGtccatcgtcgacaagggcgtCGCCAACGGCGGAAACAGCCTCGGTCTGGAGCAGTACATCGCCAACGGAAACGGCATCATGTTCCTCATCACACTCGCCGTCAACGGAGCCGATAACGAGACGATTGCCTTCCCCTATGTCCAGGCCTACaccgaggacgtcgaggcctaTGCGGCGTCCCTGGACCTAGGATGGGGATGGAAGTTCCTCAACTACGCCCACAAGGTGCAGGACGTCATCGCGTCGTACGGCGAGGCCTCTGTCGAGAAGCTGAGGGCTGCGTCTGCCAAGTATGACCCTTCTGGGGTGTTCCAGAATCTTCGCCACTCGGGCTTCAAGATTCCTGTTTAG